Within Salvia splendens isolate huo1 chromosome 21, SspV2, whole genome shotgun sequence, the genomic segment ATGGTCCCGGGTTTCGAGGGTGATTATGTGGATGATAGcacggaagaagaagaagacccggaagaggaagaggacccggaagaggaagaatttTATCGCTAGATAGATGAATGGTGTTTTACTTTCTTAAGTTGTTAAGGCAATGGAAGTAGTACCTTTTTGTTTTCCGAACGAATGCTATGTCTTTCCTTTCCACGTTATTTATGGAAGTTCCACTTTTCACATAACCTTAAGTACCTGTGTTTTTATCGTATCGTACGCGTGCATGAAAGTGGTGGTGTTTTAATAACGATGTACTCACAACGGTGCTAACCTGGGTTTTAGATCAACATGCCCCCaagacgtagacgtggtccGCGAGTGGAGAACAACGTGGGGGAACAGACAGAGGGAAGTGTCAGGAatccacccccgcctccaccaccacctctaccccaaccaaacgaAAGGGAATACATCAAAGCCTTTCGGAAAGAGAACTCACCCAAGTTTGACGGATTGGAAAAACCCCTGAAGGCGAAAGCCTGGGTACGCGACCTTGAGCGTATCTTCAACTTTATGGGATGCACAGATAAGGAACGCCTGGCCTGCGTGGCCTATCAACTGACCGGACCCgctgacttttggtgggaaactAAGAGGAGGACTATGGACCCCGCTCGCCGTGAGGCGCTTACTTGGGAAGAGTTTAAGGAAGAAGTCTACAACAAATATGTTCCCATGAGTTATCGGCGGGCGAAAGTAGTGGAGTTCCACACTCTAAAACAAGGAAACATGACGGTCATGGAGTATGACCGCGCCCTATGCGAGATGACTCGTTATGCGCCAGAATTGGTAGAcacagacgagaagatggctTCGAAGTTCCGTTCCGGCCATATGCCCGAGATAAGGGTTGTTGTGGCTAGTCGCAGGGGAATTCCTTATTCTGAGGTGTTGGGTTGCGCGCTAGACGTGTAAGAAGTGCtgcccaagaatgagaggacAACAAATCCTACACCATCCGCACCCCCATCAAACTTtagagacaagaggaagtgggaaggaaaccgaactccttttgacATCAAGCGGCATTTTTCCTCTTTTCGGCAACCTCAGAATCATGGGCGCCAAATTGTGCCACATCAGAGGGAAAACCCGCAGAGAACCCCCTTTTGTAACCGGTGCTCCAAGCATCATGTTTGGGAGTGCAGGATTGGCGGCATTCGGTGTTACGCCTGCGGTGGGAATgggcacatgtctcgagagtgcccaaATAACAACAAAGGTGGAGTGAAGAATGGGCAAGGATAGAGGCCACCACAACAGCCACAACCTatccgacaagtggccccacaaCAAGCAAGGGCATATGCGTTAAAAGGGAATCAAGGGCAGGAACCCCAAGCCAGCAAGGGCAAggagaatttggcaggtatgggaaagctccaacaactacctattatcgtgttgtttgatacgggtgctttgcattcttttatttcaatgtcatgtgtgaatgccttagaactcaTTACTGATAAGCTTGAACCAAAATTGAATGTatcttcaccggttggaggattgattaatattgtgagaacttgctcgaacatagagtttgtgttaggagaattaggagtagtggcccaacttttgcacgttatgcctttggagaaaGTAGACAttattttgggaatggattggcttaccgagaaccacgcaacgattcactgtaaagagagacaaatttcttttcaagccccgggcgaagaGCCAACTATCTTGTacgggatctccatgaaccgacgaacctccataatctccgcttTCCAAGCAAATACAATGATAAGAAAACgacgtccggcgtatcttgtgtacttgaatggagaggaaaagaaggatttgaaagtggaagacgtggcagtagtacgagattttcccgatgtgtttcctgaagctttgcctggaccgccacccgacagacaggtggagttcactattgatttggaaccagggtctgcgccagtatcaaaggcgccatatcgaatggcccctatggagttggccgagttgaaggttcagttgcaggaactgttagacttgggtttcaatcgacccagtgtgtcactgtggggagcgccagttgtgttcgttaagaagaaggatgggacgatgaggatatgcatcgactatcgtgagctcaacaagatgaccttgaagaataagtacccactgccaaggattgatgaCTTATTTGACCAACTTTGAGGAGCAGGCGTATTCTTGAAAATGGATTTGATATCaaggtatcatca encodes:
- the LOC121784181 gene encoding uncharacterized protein LOC121784181, whose translation is MPPRRRRGPRVENNVGEQTEGSVRNPPPPPPPPLPQPNEREYIKAFRKENSPKFDGLEKPLKAKAWVRDLERIFNFMGCTDKERLACVAYQLTGPADFWWETKRRTMDPARREALTWEEFKEEVYNKYVPMSYRRAKVVEFHTLKQGNMTVMEYDRALCEMTRYAPELVDTDEKMASKFRSGHMPEIRVVVASRRGIPYSEVLGCALDV